The following coding sequences lie in one Arachis ipaensis cultivar K30076 chromosome B03, Araip1.1, whole genome shotgun sequence genomic window:
- the LOC107631475 gene encoding phosphatidate cytidylyltransferase, mitochondrial isoform X1: protein MKTMGNASKSPFQGFLEVLPPVEFACVYGSSLHPNNHDKTTMTDFILGVSDPKQWHSENLRLNKNHYASWMVHLGGGKLITNVADRVGVGVHFNPFVTWNGKMYKYGVVRMFDLINDVLQWDKFYLCGRLQKPVHIVVDNLDINSCNAVNLRAALSTALLLLPSEFSEADLYAKVCSLSYMGDLRMLFAEDKNKVKKIVAGQFDLFHSMYQPFLEECEAKKLLRLSSTANHQTVVSQDRDLSVVHSLVSALPRPIRSSINMKQEKKLGGTGKIVNDIAISSREQAANCLERILRRKVMVSSARQAISGLLAVGGVNATKYLAKKVNKAWKSWI, encoded by the exons ATGAAGACCATGGGGAATGCAAGCAAATCACCATTTCAAGGTTTTCTTGAGGTTCTTCCACCTGTTGAATTTGCCTGCGTCTATGGATCATCTCTTCATCCCAACAACCACGATAAG aCGACCATGACAGATTTTATTCTTGGCGTGTCTGATCCCAAGCAGTGGCATTCTGAG AATCTGAGATTGAACAAGAATCATTATGCATCATGGATGGTGCACCTTGGTGGAGGGAAGCTG ATTACAAATGTTGCAGATAGAGTTGGTGTGGGAGTACATTTCAACCCTTTTGTTACTTGGAATGGAA AGATGTACAAGTATGGAGTTGTTCGAATGTTTGACCTAATTAATGATGTACTGCAATGGGATAAATTCTACTTGTGTGGCCGTTTACAGAAACCA GTTCATATTGTTGTTGATAATTTGGATATCAACAGCTGCAATGCTGTTAACTTGAGAGCTGCATTATCAACtgctcttctccttcttccatcAGAGTTCTCTGAG GCAGATCTATATGCCAAAGTGTGTAGCCTCTCATATATGGGTGACCTACGAATGTTATTTGCAGAGGATAAAAACAAG GTGAAGAAGATTGTAGCTGGTCAATTTGATCTATTCCACTCTATGTATCAGCCATTTCTTGAAGAATGTGAAGCTAAGAAGTTATTGAGACTTTCATCCACTGCCAATCACCAAACAGTTGTCTCTCAG GATCGTGACTTATCAGTTGTTCACTCTTTAGTTTCTGCACTTCCTCGACCAATCAGAAGTAGTATCAATATGAAGCAAGAGAAGAAATTGGGTGGAACAG GAAAAATCGTAAATGACATTGCTATCAGCTCAAGAGAACAGGCTGCGAATTGCCTGGAGAGAATTCTCAGGCGAAAAGTTATGGTTTCAAGTGCAAGACAGGCAATTTCCGGCTTGCTGGCTGTTGGAGGGGTAAATGCTACCAAGTACCTTGCTAAGAAAGTTAATAAAGCATGGAAGTCATGGATATGA
- the LOC107631475 gene encoding phosphatidate cytidylyltransferase, mitochondrial isoform X2 — MQCVRLQMLQIELVWEYISTLLLLGMESLSMQMYKYGVVRMFDLINDVLQWDKFYLCGRLQKPVHIVVDNLDINSCNAVNLRAALSTALLLLPSEFSEADLYAKVCSLSYMGDLRMLFAEDKNKVKKIVAGQFDLFHSMYQPFLEECEAKKLLRLSSTANHQTVVSQDRDLSVVHSLVSALPRPIRSSINMKQEKKLGGTGKIVNDIAISSREQAANCLERILRRKVMVSSARQAISGLLAVGGVNATKYLAKKVNKAWKSWI, encoded by the exons ATGCAATGTGTAAGATTACAAATGTTGCAGATAGAGTTGGTGTGGGAGTACATTTCAACCCTTTTGTTACTTGGAATGGA AAGTTTATCTATGCAGATGTACAAGTATGGAGTTGTTCGAATGTTTGACCTAATTAATGATGTACTGCAATGGGATAAATTCTACTTGTGTGGCCGTTTACAGAAACCA GTTCATATTGTTGTTGATAATTTGGATATCAACAGCTGCAATGCTGTTAACTTGAGAGCTGCATTATCAACtgctcttctccttcttccatcAGAGTTCTCTGAG GCAGATCTATATGCCAAAGTGTGTAGCCTCTCATATATGGGTGACCTACGAATGTTATTTGCAGAGGATAAAAACAAG GTGAAGAAGATTGTAGCTGGTCAATTTGATCTATTCCACTCTATGTATCAGCCATTTCTTGAAGAATGTGAAGCTAAGAAGTTATTGAGACTTTCATCCACTGCCAATCACCAAACAGTTGTCTCTCAG GATCGTGACTTATCAGTTGTTCACTCTTTAGTTTCTGCACTTCCTCGACCAATCAGAAGTAGTATCAATATGAAGCAAGAGAAGAAATTGGGTGGAACAG GAAAAATCGTAAATGACATTGCTATCAGCTCAAGAGAACAGGCTGCGAATTGCCTGGAGAGAATTCTCAGGCGAAAAGTTATGGTTTCAAGTGCAAGACAGGCAATTTCCGGCTTGCTGGCTGTTGGAGGGGTAAATGCTACCAAGTACCTTGCTAAGAAAGTTAATAAAGCATGGAAGTCATGGATATGA
- the LOC107631475 gene encoding phosphatidate cytidylyltransferase, mitochondrial isoform X3 — MLQIELVWEYISTLLLLGMESLSMQMYKYGVVRMFDLINDVLQWDKFYLCGRLQKPVHIVVDNLDINSCNAVNLRAALSTALLLLPSEFSEADLYAKVCSLSYMGDLRMLFAEDKNKVKKIVAGQFDLFHSMYQPFLEECEAKKLLRLSSTANHQTVVSQDRDLSVVHSLVSALPRPIRSSINMKQEKKLGGTGKIVNDIAISSREQAANCLERILRRKVMVSSARQAISGLLAVGGVNATKYLAKKVNKAWKSWI, encoded by the exons ATGTTGCAGATAGAGTTGGTGTGGGAGTACATTTCAACCCTTTTGTTACTTGGAATGGA AAGTTTATCTATGCAGATGTACAAGTATGGAGTTGTTCGAATGTTTGACCTAATTAATGATGTACTGCAATGGGATAAATTCTACTTGTGTGGCCGTTTACAGAAACCA GTTCATATTGTTGTTGATAATTTGGATATCAACAGCTGCAATGCTGTTAACTTGAGAGCTGCATTATCAACtgctcttctccttcttccatcAGAGTTCTCTGAG GCAGATCTATATGCCAAAGTGTGTAGCCTCTCATATATGGGTGACCTACGAATGTTATTTGCAGAGGATAAAAACAAG GTGAAGAAGATTGTAGCTGGTCAATTTGATCTATTCCACTCTATGTATCAGCCATTTCTTGAAGAATGTGAAGCTAAGAAGTTATTGAGACTTTCATCCACTGCCAATCACCAAACAGTTGTCTCTCAG GATCGTGACTTATCAGTTGTTCACTCTTTAGTTTCTGCACTTCCTCGACCAATCAGAAGTAGTATCAATATGAAGCAAGAGAAGAAATTGGGTGGAACAG GAAAAATCGTAAATGACATTGCTATCAGCTCAAGAGAACAGGCTGCGAATTGCCTGGAGAGAATTCTCAGGCGAAAAGTTATGGTTTCAAGTGCAAGACAGGCAATTTCCGGCTTGCTGGCTGTTGGAGGGGTAAATGCTACCAAGTACCTTGCTAAGAAAGTTAATAAAGCATGGAAGTCATGGATATGA
- the LOC107631474 gene encoding transcription factor bHLH91 isoform X2, with protein sequence MSCGDRPNMHEQPGCFDPNTMAEGVSTPKLKDTFPQTLSDPSSSPSPLIVVGNTTNSNNNLEENIRLSMEELSYHHQQEDVSNYVNGVTATTIDIPHPQHLGLNMGNSYNNNINMDSHLVQHEIDILPYQQPTWDPNVQEMQDMGYTNHSEHQPHDQQFQQTEAQNCSQSYNPSSILDPPYPSQDLLNLLHLPRCSTSSLLANPAICIANKTQNFQNPMGFLGDLPIGSDNTSASSVLYDPLLHLNLPPQPPALRELFQSLPRGYSLPTNSRSGSLFGGGDEIEGDGSQLDMGVLDFNRVTASVGKGREGKGTKHFATEKQRREQLNGKYKILRSLIPSPTKMDRASVVGDAIEYIRELLRTVNELKLLVEKKRYGRERCKRQKAEDDAAESCNIKPFSDPDGCIRTSWLQRKSKDSEVDVRIVDDDVTIKLFQRKKINCLLSVAKVLDELQLELHHVAGGHVGEYCSFLFNSKIIEGSSVYASAIANRVIDVMDTQYAAAVPHTSSY encoded by the exons ATGAGTTGTGGAGACAGGCCAAATATGCATGAGCAACCTGGTTGCTTTGATCCCAACACAATGGCAGAAGGTGTCAGTACTCCAAAACTAAAAGATACCTTTCCTCAAACACTCTCAGacccatcatcatcaccatcaccacTTATTGTTGTAGGCAACACTACAAACAGCAACAATAACCTTGAAGAGAATATCAGACTTTCTATGGAGGAGTTATCCTATCACCACCAGCAAGAAGATGTCTCCAACTATGTAAATGGAGTCACTGCCACAACCATAGATATCCCACATCCACAGCATCTTGGTTTGAATATGGGTAACTCCTACAACAACAATATCAACATGGATTCCCATTTGGTTCAGCATGAAATTGATATCCTTCCCTATCAGCAACCCACTTGGGATCCCAATGTTCAGGAAATGCAAGATATGGGTTATACTAATCACTCAGAACACCAACCACATGATCAGCAATTTCAGCAAACTGAGGCACAGAACTGCAGCCAAAGTTACAATCCCTCCTCCATTTTGGACCCGCCTTACCCTTCACAAGATCTCCTAAACCTTCTTCACTTGCCAAGATGCTCAACTTCGTCTTTGCTTGCCAACCCTGCTATCTGCATCGCAAACAAGACACAGAATTTTCAGAATCCGATGGGATTTCTTGGGGACCTTCCAATAGGATCAGACAACACAAGTGCATCCTCAGTATTGTATGATCCTCTACTCCATTTGAACCTGCCTCCACAGCCTCCAGCCCTCAGAGAGCTGTTTCAGTCTCTTCCCCGTGGCTACAGCTTGCCAACAAACTCAAGAAGTGGTTCTCTTTTCGGTGGAGGGGATGAGATTGAAGGAGATGGAAGCCAACTTGACATGGGAGTGCTCGACTTCAACAGGGTCACGGCTTCCGTGGGCAAAGGAAGGGAAGGAAAAGGCACCAAACACTTTGCAACTGAGAAACAAAGAAGAGAGCAACTGAATGGCAAATACAAAATCCTGAGGAGTCTTATCCCAAGCCCCACAAAG ATGGATAGAGCTTCTGTGGTGGGTGATGCCATTGAATATATAAGGGAGCTGCTCAGAACGGTCAATGAGCTCAAATTACtggtagagaagaaaagatatggAAGGGAGAGATGCAAAAGGCAGAAAGCGGAAGATGATGCTGCAGAGAGCTGCAACATAAAGCCTTTCAGCGATCCAGATGGATGCATAAGGACCTCATGGCTTCAAAGGAAATCAAAAGATAGTGAGGTTGATGTGCGAATTGTTGATGATGATGTTACAATCAAACTCTTCCAGAGGAAGAAGATTAACTGTCTGCTTTCAGTCGCCAAGGTTCTGGATGAACTTCAGTTGGAACTTCACCATGTTGCAGGTGGACATGTTGGCGAATATTGCAGTTTCTTGTTCAATAGCAAG ATAATAGAAGGTTCTTCAGTCTATGCCAGTGCTATAGCCAACAGGGTGATCGATGTTATGGACACTCAGTATGCAGCAGCAGTTCCACATACAAGTAGCTATTAG
- the LOC107631474 gene encoding transcription factor bHLH91 isoform X1: MCVNYCRQKPMSCGDRPNMHEQPGCFDPNTMAEGVSTPKLKDTFPQTLSDPSSSPSPLIVVGNTTNSNNNLEENIRLSMEELSYHHQQEDVSNYVNGVTATTIDIPHPQHLGLNMGNSYNNNINMDSHLVQHEIDILPYQQPTWDPNVQEMQDMGYTNHSEHQPHDQQFQQTEAQNCSQSYNPSSILDPPYPSQDLLNLLHLPRCSTSSLLANPAICIANKTQNFQNPMGFLGDLPIGSDNTSASSVLYDPLLHLNLPPQPPALRELFQSLPRGYSLPTNSRSGSLFGGGDEIEGDGSQLDMGVLDFNRVTASVGKGREGKGTKHFATEKQRREQLNGKYKILRSLIPSPTKMDRASVVGDAIEYIRELLRTVNELKLLVEKKRYGRERCKRQKAEDDAAESCNIKPFSDPDGCIRTSWLQRKSKDSEVDVRIVDDDVTIKLFQRKKINCLLSVAKVLDELQLELHHVAGGHVGEYCSFLFNSKIIEGSSVYASAIANRVIDVMDTQYAAAVPHTSSY, translated from the exons ATGTGTGTCAACTACTGCAGACAAAAACCAATGAGTTGTGGAGACAGGCCAAATATGCATGAGCAACCTGGTTGCTTTGATCCCAACACAATGGCAGAAGGTGTCAGTACTCCAAAACTAAAAGATACCTTTCCTCAAACACTCTCAGacccatcatcatcaccatcaccacTTATTGTTGTAGGCAACACTACAAACAGCAACAATAACCTTGAAGAGAATATCAGACTTTCTATGGAGGAGTTATCCTATCACCACCAGCAAGAAGATGTCTCCAACTATGTAAATGGAGTCACTGCCACAACCATAGATATCCCACATCCACAGCATCTTGGTTTGAATATGGGTAACTCCTACAACAACAATATCAACATGGATTCCCATTTGGTTCAGCATGAAATTGATATCCTTCCCTATCAGCAACCCACTTGGGATCCCAATGTTCAGGAAATGCAAGATATGGGTTATACTAATCACTCAGAACACCAACCACATGATCAGCAATTTCAGCAAACTGAGGCACAGAACTGCAGCCAAAGTTACAATCCCTCCTCCATTTTGGACCCGCCTTACCCTTCACAAGATCTCCTAAACCTTCTTCACTTGCCAAGATGCTCAACTTCGTCTTTGCTTGCCAACCCTGCTATCTGCATCGCAAACAAGACACAGAATTTTCAGAATCCGATGGGATTTCTTGGGGACCTTCCAATAGGATCAGACAACACAAGTGCATCCTCAGTATTGTATGATCCTCTACTCCATTTGAACCTGCCTCCACAGCCTCCAGCCCTCAGAGAGCTGTTTCAGTCTCTTCCCCGTGGCTACAGCTTGCCAACAAACTCAAGAAGTGGTTCTCTTTTCGGTGGAGGGGATGAGATTGAAGGAGATGGAAGCCAACTTGACATGGGAGTGCTCGACTTCAACAGGGTCACGGCTTCCGTGGGCAAAGGAAGGGAAGGAAAAGGCACCAAACACTTTGCAACTGAGAAACAAAGAAGAGAGCAACTGAATGGCAAATACAAAATCCTGAGGAGTCTTATCCCAAGCCCCACAAAG ATGGATAGAGCTTCTGTGGTGGGTGATGCCATTGAATATATAAGGGAGCTGCTCAGAACGGTCAATGAGCTCAAATTACtggtagagaagaaaagatatggAAGGGAGAGATGCAAAAGGCAGAAAGCGGAAGATGATGCTGCAGAGAGCTGCAACATAAAGCCTTTCAGCGATCCAGATGGATGCATAAGGACCTCATGGCTTCAAAGGAAATCAAAAGATAGTGAGGTTGATGTGCGAATTGTTGATGATGATGTTACAATCAAACTCTTCCAGAGGAAGAAGATTAACTGTCTGCTTTCAGTCGCCAAGGTTCTGGATGAACTTCAGTTGGAACTTCACCATGTTGCAGGTGGACATGTTGGCGAATATTGCAGTTTCTTGTTCAATAGCAAG ATAATAGAAGGTTCTTCAGTCTATGCCAGTGCTATAGCCAACAGGGTGATCGATGTTATGGACACTCAGTATGCAGCAGCAGTTCCACATACAAGTAGCTATTAG